The Polyodon spathula isolate WHYD16114869_AA chromosome 3, ASM1765450v1, whole genome shotgun sequence genome has a segment encoding these proteins:
- the LOC121312783 gene encoding secreted frizzled-related protein 4-like, translating into MFSVVAAVSLCISAGVLVRGAPCEPVKIPMCKSMPWNITRMPNHLHHSTQENAILAIEQYEELVNIDCSSVLRFFLCAMYAPICTLEFLHDPIKPCKSVCQRARDGCEPILQRYNHSWPESLACDDLPVYDRGVCISPEAIVTDLPEDVKWLDFSRDMMPHETPQTSDCKSWSSDSCRCRKIKPTLTTYLEKKYSYVIHAKVKGVSRSGCNEITTVVEVKETLKSLTPIPRAHVPIFTNSSCQCPQLSPNQDVLIMCYQGRSWLMLLEGCFVERWKEQLVKRYKRWEQRLQEQQLHVNHEKNQNAGRSRQTPKLKPKTSSSTPGSPKKTVKNKNTQRDARSKKP; encoded by the exons ATGTTCTCTGTAGTTgctgctgtgtctctgtgcatcAGCGCAGGTGTGCTGGTCCGGGGTGCTCCCTGCGAGCCTGTCAAGATACCTATGTGCAAGAGCATGCCTTGGAACATCACTAGAATGCCCAACCATCTCCATCACAGCACCCAGGAGAATGCCATCTTGGCTATTGAGCAGTATGAAGAGTTGGTGAATATCgactgcagttcagtgctgcGGTTCTTCCTTTGTGCCATGTACGCACCCATCTGTACCCTTGAATTCCTTCACGACCCCATCAAACCCTGCAAGTCTGTGTGCCAGAGAGCCCGCGATGGTTGCGAGCCCATCTTGCAGAGGTACAACCACAGCTGGCCAGAAAGCCTGGCGTGTGACGACTTACCTGTTTATGACAGGGGGGTCTGCATCTCTCCAGAGGCGATTGTCACTGATTTACCTGAAG ATGTGAAGTGGCTGGACTTTTCAAGGGACATGATGCCTCATGAAACACCACAAACGTCTGACTGCAAAAGCTGGAGTTCAG ATAGTTGCAGATGCAGAAAAATTAAGCCAACGTTAACAACTTACCTTGAAAAGAAATACAGCTATG TTATCCATGCTAAAGTTAAAGGAGTAAGTAGAAGTGGCTGCAATGAAATAACAACCGTGGTGGAGGTTAAAGAGACGTTGAAGTCTTTAACTCCCATCCCGCGTGCTCATGTTCCTATATTCACCAACTCATCCTGCCAGTGTCCACAGCTTTCCCCCAATCAGGATGTACTCATCATGTGCTACCAGGGGCGCTCATG GCTGATGCTGCTGGAAGGCTGCTTTGTTGAAAGATGGAAAGAGCAACTAGTCAAGAGGTACAAG CGATGGGAACAAAGATTACAGGAACAGCAGCTGCATGTAAACCATGAAAAGAACCAGAATGCTGGCCGCAGTAGACAAACCCCTAAACTAAAACCAAAGACGTCAAGTTCAACCCCTGGGAGtccaaagaaaacagtaaaaaacaagaaCACTCAGAGAGATGCAAGATCCAAGAAACCATAA